From Enhydrobacter sp., the proteins below share one genomic window:
- a CDS encoding phytanoyl-CoA dioxygenase family protein, with protein sequence MAMTEATESPVAAHPTLTAAEHARLMRDYAREGEARARALGNRGPIRFTAGGRLDPVILDSYWTHGFYVFEGVVGPEELAELRADVDACLARAPVAPDADVDRLGRPVRETGILRPPYRWARPLSDPVGGTDKNNGRHPVAMSQPSLGEEGPAWTVELLDGNLHLMDAVLRLYGHPGLLAVAAGILGDDFVPYNEVTFVKEPGLGPSVAWHRDGTTHWNAPDWDMGAHGFNFMTQLYASTAGNCVWVLPGTHRQNRVDIRKLVADSGSERIAGAVPMLCNPGDTIVTNRQLVHGSFANSSADRRITLNAGFFPRRRVLNVTTRRLHGAVETYTQERIDARCRILQLAIDARRQRFPHETPHVYRPLAGREDESRWTEANRAALLKNYNQRDMFI encoded by the coding sequence ATGGCGATGACTGAAGCCACCGAATCTCCCGTTGCCGCCCACCCGACTCTGACGGCCGCCGAGCACGCGCGGCTGATGCGCGACTATGCGCGGGAAGGCGAGGCGCGAGCCCGGGCACTCGGCAATCGCGGCCCGATCCGTTTCACTGCCGGCGGCAGGCTCGATCCGGTGATCCTCGACTCCTATTGGACGCACGGCTTCTATGTCTTCGAAGGCGTGGTCGGGCCGGAAGAGCTGGCCGAACTGCGCGCCGACGTCGATGCTTGCCTGGCGCGAGCTCCTGTCGCTCCCGACGCCGATGTCGATCGCCTCGGCCGGCCGGTTCGCGAGACCGGCATCCTAAGGCCGCCCTATCGCTGGGCCAGGCCCTTGAGCGACCCGGTCGGTGGCACCGACAAGAACAACGGACGCCATCCGGTGGCCATGAGCCAGCCCAGTCTAGGGGAGGAAGGGCCGGCCTGGACCGTCGAGCTGCTCGACGGGAACCTGCATCTGATGGACGCGGTGCTGCGGCTCTACGGCCATCCGGGGCTGTTGGCCGTCGCGGCGGGTATCCTGGGCGATGACTTCGTGCCCTACAACGAGGTCACCTTCGTCAAGGAGCCGGGGCTCGGCCCGTCGGTCGCCTGGCATCGCGACGGCACCACGCACTGGAACGCACCCGACTGGGACATGGGCGCGCACGGCTTCAATTTCATGACCCAGCTCTATGCCAGCACGGCCGGCAACTGCGTCTGGGTGCTGCCGGGTACGCACAGGCAGAACCGCGTCGACATCAGGAAGCTTGTCGCCGACAGCGGCTCGGAGCGCATCGCGGGCGCGGTGCCGATGCTGTGCAATCCCGGCGACACGATCGTCACCAATCGCCAGCTCGTCCATGGCTCCTTCGCCAATTCCTCCGCCGACCGGCGCATCACGCTCAATGCCGGGTTCTTCCCGCGGCGGCGCGTGCTGAACGTGACGACGCGCCGCCTGCACGGCGCGGTCGAAACCTACACCCAGGAGCGTATCGACGCGCGCTGCCGCATCCTGCAGCTCGCCATCGACGCGCGCCGCCAGCGCTTCCCGCACGAGACGCCGCACGTCTACAGGCCGCTCGCGGGTCGCGAGGACGAGAGCCGCTGGACCGAGGCCAACCGCGCGGCGTTGCTGAAGAACTACAACCAGCGCGACATGTTCATTTAG
- a CDS encoding acyl-CoA dehydrogenase family protein, producing the protein MDSRLPPAAAGALDRARGLQKLLDAHGAEMDRRRELTPEVVEALVAQDMLRLLLPRSLGGQEIDLLDYAKACEALAWADASVAWFVNQSNVSSATSAAAMPHETARKVFGDPRDGLAWGARHNKSQAIRVEGGYRLTGSWSFASGGRHTRWLGAHSAVQNPDGTPHMRHGRPDDRSFVFLRADAGITDDWHVLGLRGTGSDTYTVDGLFVPDEMAPARDALAERRETGPLYTIMSTLLYASGFCSVTLGVARRLHEFYVELARGKHSRASSNAMAQNNAIQREVAQLEARLSAARAFLHEAIGEVYEAAAGGRLDVDRRLRLRLATTWGMNEATEVSIACYRAAGTTAILDSQPFERRFRDAMSASQHLQAMWPHVEMVGRHIIGTDNTLQHI; encoded by the coding sequence ATGGACAGCCGCCTGCCGCCCGCCGCCGCTGGCGCCCTCGACCGGGCGCGCGGGCTGCAGAAGCTGCTCGATGCGCACGGCGCCGAGATGGATCGCCGGCGCGAGCTCACGCCCGAAGTGGTCGAGGCGCTGGTGGCGCAGGACATGCTGCGCCTGCTGCTGCCTCGGAGCCTCGGCGGGCAGGAGATCGATCTGCTCGACTATGCGAAAGCCTGCGAGGCGCTGGCCTGGGCCGACGCCTCGGTCGCCTGGTTCGTCAACCAGTCGAATGTTTCCTCGGCCACGTCGGCGGCGGCGATGCCGCACGAGACGGCGAGGAAGGTGTTCGGCGATCCGCGCGACGGGCTCGCCTGGGGCGCCCGCCACAACAAGAGCCAGGCGATCCGCGTCGAAGGCGGATACCGCCTGACCGGCAGCTGGAGCTTCGCCAGCGGCGGGCGCCACACGCGCTGGCTCGGCGCGCACAGCGCCGTCCAGAATCCCGACGGCACGCCGCACATGCGACATGGCCGGCCCGACGACCGGTCGTTCGTCTTCCTGCGCGCCGACGCCGGTATTACCGACGATTGGCATGTGCTCGGCCTGCGCGGCACCGGCAGCGACACCTACACGGTCGATGGTCTCTTCGTGCCCGACGAAATGGCGCCGGCGCGCGATGCGCTCGCGGAGCGGCGCGAGACGGGACCGCTCTACACCATCATGTCGACGCTGCTCTACGCCTCGGGCTTCTGCAGCGTGACCCTCGGCGTGGCGCGGCGCCTGCACGAATTCTACGTCGAGCTGGCACGCGGTAAGCACAGCCGTGCGTCGTCCAACGCGATGGCGCAGAACAACGCCATCCAGCGCGAGGTCGCCCAGCTCGAGGCCAGGCTTTCGGCCGCGCGCGCCTTCCTGCACGAGGCGATCGGCGAGGTCTACGAGGCGGCCGCCGGCGGCAGGCTCGACGTCGACCGGCGCCTCCGGCTGCGGCTCGCCACGACCTGGGGCATGAACGAGGCGACCGAGGTGTCGATCGCCTGCTACCGCGCCGCCGGCACCACGGCAATCCTCGACAGCCAGCCGTTCGAGCGCCGCTTCCGCGACGCCATGAGCGCCAGCCAGCACCTGCAGGCGATGTGGCCGCATGTCGAGATGGTCGGCCGCCACATCATCGGCACCGACAACACGCTGCAGCACATCTAA
- a CDS encoding universal stress protein translates to MFRHILIPIDGSAHAKRALERGVLLAKEVGARVTVLTVIEPFHLLSMDSRRVSPSWTALERQAEAAAVRLLAEGDKVAQKHGVGYATQCRRHGQPYKAILEAATKGRCDLIAMGSHGRRGVAALVLGSVATKVLTHGKVPVLIFR, encoded by the coding sequence ATGTTCCGCCACATTCTCATACCGATCGACGGCTCGGCGCATGCCAAGCGGGCCCTGGAGCGAGGCGTCCTGCTCGCCAAGGAAGTGGGCGCCCGCGTGACCGTTCTCACCGTGATCGAGCCGTTCCATCTTCTCTCGATGGATTCCCGTCGCGTCTCGCCGAGCTGGACCGCTCTCGAGCGGCAGGCCGAGGCGGCGGCCGTCAGACTTCTCGCCGAGGGCGACAAGGTCGCTCAGAAGCACGGTGTTGGCTACGCCACGCAGTGCCGCCGCCACGGCCAGCCCTACAAGGCGATCCTCGAGGCGGCGACGAAGGGCCGATGCGATCTGATCGCCATGGGCTCTCACGGCCGACGCGGCGTCGCCGCCCTCGTCCTCGGCAGCGTCGCCACCAAGGTGCTGACCCACGGCAAGGTTCCGGTGCTGATCTTCCGTTAG
- a CDS encoding SDR family oxidoreductase: MELRGAVAVVTGGNGGLGQRICHALAAEGCHVAVVCAQSRDQAEGVARELARHQVSAAAFACDVTRRDEVQKLVDDVLARFGRLDILINDAAYNKAIPFKDLDGMTYDEWTKIIDINLTGPMLTSKAVAPVMKRQGRGRIVNISSVAGLGPTGSSIAYAVSKAGLIHLTRCMAVAMAPEVLVNCVAPGLLEGTRATANLRPEQVEAGRRQSLLGKAADKNDVADQVVTMCRTETMTGQTIVIDSGRTFH, from the coding sequence ATGGAGCTCAGGGGCGCGGTCGCGGTCGTCACCGGCGGCAACGGAGGGCTGGGCCAGCGCATCTGCCACGCGCTGGCGGCCGAGGGCTGCCATGTCGCGGTGGTCTGTGCGCAGAGCCGCGACCAGGCCGAAGGCGTCGCGCGGGAACTGGCGCGGCACCAGGTCTCGGCCGCCGCCTTCGCCTGCGACGTCACGCGGCGCGACGAGGTGCAGAAGCTGGTCGACGACGTGCTGGCGCGCTTCGGGCGGCTCGACATCCTGATCAACGACGCCGCCTACAACAAGGCCATCCCGTTCAAGGACCTCGACGGCATGACCTACGACGAATGGACGAAGATCATCGACATCAACCTCACCGGACCGATGCTCACGAGCAAGGCGGTGGCGCCGGTGATGAAGCGCCAGGGCCGCGGCCGCATCGTCAACATCTCGTCGGTCGCCGGGCTGGGCCCGACCGGCTCGTCGATCGCCTACGCGGTCTCCAAGGCTGGCCTGATCCATCTCACCAGGTGCATGGCGGTGGCGATGGCTCCCGAGGTGCTGGTGAACTGCGTCGCGCCGGGCCTGCTCGAAGGCACCCGCGCCACCGCGAACCTGCGGCCCGAGCAGGTCGAGGCCGGCCGCAGGCAGTCGCTGCTCGGCAAGGCCGCCGACAAGAACGACGTCGCCGACCAGGTGGTCACCATGTGCCGGACCGAAACCATGACCGGCCAGACGATCGTCATCGATTCGGGCCGGACGTTTCATTGA
- a CDS encoding dihydroxy-acid dehydratase, producing the protein MTQQDSSTYWKKSRVELRAAGFDPDRIAKAGAIVTIASAWTNAHRCNNRVRQITDLLVELIGEKGGQGLVVGAPAVSDALTQGTPTAGYSLVSRDVAADCFEIGHYAHHGDAMIVISGCDKTGAAALMPLARTNAFGLVLYPGTSSPGKVDFGPWAKKGTNLTILDYAEGRAAHEAGRITDEEFSALERNVLPGSGTCGAMFTANTMSTIAESIGMILPRGASHPADYEAGSDIHADVRAQAHASVDALWRLIEQGIRPRDIMTERAFENAIATVYAMGGSTNMYLHLLAIAREAQVAIGIERIQAIGERVPLLANLQPHGPYAMTSLHAIGGVPVVMKELLRAGFLHGDVMTVSGRTLAENLADVPHLEDLPRQDIVRRVKEPIAPPNNHISVLKGNLAPESCVLKLSGKTLDKGEFRGTARVFDSEADAMKAIRAGDIVKGNVVVVRNVGPVGGPGMPEMVMLTIQLQGRGLGADVALITDGRFSGVSHGILIGHISPEAAKGGPIAAVRDGDTIVIDPGRRTLTLDLPDAEISGRMADWRPPDLKARLRPGSVHDKYVRLVSSAHHGCVV; encoded by the coding sequence ATGACCCAACAGGACAGCAGCACCTACTGGAAGAAATCGCGCGTCGAGCTTCGGGCGGCGGGGTTCGATCCCGACCGCATCGCCAAAGCGGGCGCCATCGTCACGATTGCCAGCGCATGGACCAACGCCCATCGCTGCAACAACCGCGTGCGCCAGATCACCGACCTGCTGGTCGAGCTGATCGGCGAGAAGGGCGGGCAGGGGCTGGTGGTCGGCGCACCCGCGGTGTCGGACGCGCTGACGCAAGGGACTCCGACCGCGGGCTACAGCCTGGTGTCGCGCGACGTCGCCGCCGACTGCTTCGAGATCGGCCACTACGCCCATCACGGCGACGCCATGATCGTGATCTCGGGCTGCGACAAGACAGGGGCCGCCGCGCTCATGCCGCTCGCCCGAACCAACGCCTTCGGCCTGGTGCTCTATCCCGGCACGTCCTCACCGGGGAAAGTCGATTTCGGTCCGTGGGCGAAGAAGGGCACCAACCTCACCATCCTCGACTATGCGGAAGGCCGCGCCGCGCACGAGGCCGGCCGCATCACCGACGAGGAGTTCTCGGCGCTGGAGCGCAACGTGTTGCCGGGCAGCGGCACCTGCGGCGCCATGTTCACGGCCAACACCATGAGCACCATCGCCGAGTCGATCGGCATGATCCTGCCCAGGGGCGCCTCGCATCCGGCCGACTACGAGGCCGGCAGCGACATCCACGCCGACGTGCGTGCCCAGGCGCACGCCAGTGTCGACGCGTTGTGGCGCCTGATCGAGCAGGGCATCCGGCCGCGCGACATCATGACGGAGCGCGCCTTCGAGAACGCCATCGCCACGGTCTACGCCATGGGCGGCTCGACCAACATGTACCTGCATCTGTTGGCCATCGCGCGCGAGGCGCAGGTGGCGATCGGCATCGAGCGCATCCAGGCGATCGGCGAGAGGGTGCCGCTGCTCGCCAACCTGCAGCCACACGGGCCCTATGCCATGACCAGCCTGCACGCGATCGGCGGCGTGCCCGTGGTGATGAAGGAACTGCTGCGCGCGGGCTTCCTGCACGGCGACGTGATGACGGTATCGGGCCGGACGCTCGCCGAGAACCTGGCCGACGTGCCGCATCTCGAAGACCTGCCGCGGCAGGACATCGTGCGGCGGGTGAAGGAACCGATCGCGCCGCCGAACAACCACATCTCGGTGCTCAAGGGCAACCTCGCGCCCGAGAGCTGCGTGCTCAAACTCTCCGGCAAGACGCTGGACAAGGGCGAGTTCCGCGGCACCGCCCGCGTCTTCGACTCGGAGGCCGACGCGATGAAGGCGATCCGCGCCGGAGACATCGTGAAGGGCAACGTCGTCGTTGTGCGCAATGTCGGTCCGGTCGGCGGGCCCGGCATGCCGGAGATGGTGATGCTCACCATCCAGCTCCAGGGCCGCGGGCTCGGCGCCGACGTGGCGTTGATCACCGACGGCCGCTTCTCGGGCGTGAGCCACGGCATCCTGATCGGCCACATCTCGCCCGAGGCGGCGAAGGGCGGCCCGATCGCCGCGGTGCGCGACGGCGACACCATCGTCATCGATCCCGGCCGGCGCACGCTCACGCTCGACCTGCCCGACGCCGAAATCTCCGGGCGCATGGCCGACTGGCGACCGCCCGATCTCAAAGCCAGGCTGCGTCCGGGCTCGGTGCACGACAAGTACGTGCGGCTGGTGTCGTCGGCGCATCACGGCTGCGTGGTCTGA
- a CDS encoding TetR family transcriptional regulator, which produces MARARQRAARRVNDPEATRRDIIDVATREFADKGLSGARVDEIAARTRTSKRMIYYYFGGKEGLYIAVLESAYGRIRTIEGSLDLEHRAPDEALRRLVAFTFDYQNAHPEFVRLVMNENIMNGVYLARSRAIRRLNNAVIDRLRDLLARGEKAGVFRRGIDPVSLHMSISALCIFNIANRATFSTIFKRDMASPRALAARRAEVVDLIARSVTPSTRASPPR; this is translated from the coding sequence ATGGCGAGAGCACGGCAGCGTGCTGCGCGGCGAGTCAACGATCCCGAGGCGACCCGGCGCGACATCATCGATGTCGCCACCAGGGAGTTTGCCGACAAGGGCCTGAGCGGCGCGCGGGTGGACGAGATCGCCGCCCGCACGCGGACCAGCAAGCGGATGATCTACTACTATTTCGGCGGCAAGGAGGGGCTCTACATCGCCGTCCTCGAGAGCGCCTACGGCCGCATCCGCACCATCGAGGGCTCGCTCGACCTCGAGCACCGGGCGCCGGACGAGGCGCTGCGCCGGCTGGTCGCCTTCACCTTCGACTACCAGAACGCCCATCCCGAGTTCGTCCGCCTCGTCATGAACGAGAACATCATGAACGGCGTCTATCTCGCGCGCTCGCGGGCTATTCGGCGGCTGAACAATGCGGTGATCGACAGGCTGCGCGACCTGCTGGCGCGCGGCGAGAAGGCGGGCGTGTTTCGGCGCGGCATCGATCCGGTCTCGCTGCACATGTCGATCAGCGCCCTCTGCATCTTCAACATCGCCAACCGCGCCACCTTCTCGACCATCTTCAAGCGCGACATGGCCTCGCCACGCGCGCTGGCGGCGCGCCGCGCCGAGGTCGTCGACTTGATCGCCCGCTCCGTAACACCTTCGACCCGAGCGTCGCCGCCTCGTTGA
- a CDS encoding shikimate dehydrogenase, with product MREAVLVGLIGANIGKSLSPSLFEDACRAVGLIGHYHLMDLDRLVGRDLPTLLAAARTAGFAGLNVTYPCKEAVVPLLDALSAEAREIGAVNTVVFDRDGRAAGHNTDRTGFRRSVEETIGRDRVAGRTVLLVGAGGAGRAAAFALFDLGLARLLVADLDPAQAKGLVAAVGFHRCEIVHDGAAALARADGMVNATPVGMAGGPPGMSVPAAELDARHWLADVVYTPLETELVLAGRARGAVAMGGAGMCIHQAAESFSLFTGCTADLGRMRQTFAAAAARRGDSRVDAG from the coding sequence ATGCGCGAGGCTGTCCTGGTCGGCCTGATCGGCGCCAATATCGGCAAGTCGCTGTCGCCGTCGCTCTTCGAGGATGCGTGCCGCGCCGTGGGCCTGATCGGCCACTACCACCTGATGGATCTCGACCGATTGGTGGGCCGCGACCTGCCGACGCTGCTGGCGGCGGCGCGCACCGCGGGTTTCGCCGGGCTGAACGTGACCTATCCGTGCAAGGAGGCGGTGGTGCCGCTGCTCGATGCGCTGTCGGCGGAGGCCCGCGAGATCGGCGCGGTCAATACCGTGGTCTTCGATCGCGACGGCCGCGCCGCGGGTCACAACACCGACCGAACCGGCTTTCGCCGCAGCGTCGAGGAGACGATCGGCCGCGACCGCGTCGCCGGCAGGACCGTGCTGCTGGTCGGCGCTGGTGGGGCCGGCCGTGCCGCCGCCTTCGCGCTGTTCGATCTCGGCCTCGCGCGGCTGTTGGTGGCGGATCTCGATCCGGCGCAGGCGAAGGGGCTGGTGGCCGCCGTCGGATTCCATCGCTGCGAGATCGTGCACGACGGCGCGGCGGCGCTGGCGCGGGCCGACGGGATGGTCAATGCGACGCCGGTCGGCATGGCGGGCGGTCCGCCCGGCATGTCCGTGCCGGCCGCTGAGCTCGATGCGCGTCACTGGCTCGCCGACGTCGTCTATACGCCACTCGAGACCGAGCTGGTGCTGGCGGGGAGGGCGCGCGGTGCGGTAGCGATGGGCGGGGCGGGGATGTGCATCCACCAGGCGGCCGAATCGTTCAGCCTGTTCACCGGGTGCACGGCCGATCTCGGACGCATGAGACAGACCTTCGCCGCTGCGGCGGCGCGGCGAGGCGATAGCCGGGTGGACGCGGGGTGA
- a CDS encoding 3-dehydroquinate dehydratase has protein sequence MSTRICIVNGPNLNLLGVREPHIYGSTTLAAIEKSCRDFASLLGVDLDFSQSNHEGVLVDTIQAARGTAQALIFNPAGYSFTSVALFDALKTFEGPIFEVHISNIHARDELHRHSRLSAAVTGVICGLGPYGYIVALQAAGRALGVLPRSLPEPLVVGPV, from the coding sequence ATGTCCACCCGTATCTGCATCGTCAATGGACCGAACCTCAACCTGTTGGGCGTGCGCGAACCGCACATCTACGGTTCGACCACGCTCGCCGCCATCGAGAAGAGCTGCCGTGACTTCGCCAGCCTGCTCGGCGTCGACCTCGACTTCAGCCAGTCCAACCACGAGGGCGTGCTCGTCGACACCATCCAGGCCGCACGCGGCACGGCGCAGGCACTGATCTTCAATCCCGCGGGCTATTCCTTCACCTCGGTCGCGCTGTTCGACGCGCTCAAGACTTTCGAGGGCCCGATCTTCGAGGTTCACATCTCCAACATCCATGCGCGCGACGAGCTGCACCGCCATTCGAGACTGTCGGCGGCCGTGACGGGCGTGATCTGCGGCCTCGGACCCTACGGCTACATCGTCGCCCTGCAGGCTGCCGGGCGCGCTCTTGGCGTGTTGCCGAGGTCGCTGCCCGAGCCCCTCGTCGTCGGACCGGTTTGA
- a CDS encoding SDR family oxidoreductase: MKIDFAGKKAIVCGGSRGIGRAIALGFAAAGGDVSICARDPKALAETRAEIEKLGRKAHAASVDLAQADAVRAYVREATAALGGVDVLVNNASAFGSSDDDKSWSANLAVDMLAIVNATQEALSALKASKGSVINISSIAALHPAARQPPYGAIKAAVIHYTVTQAAMYAKDRIRVNCIAPGSVDFPGGLWDRRKTENPTLYSTTLASIPFGRMGTPEEIANVALFLASPLASWVTGQTVTVAGGQGM, encoded by the coding sequence ATGAAAATCGATTTCGCGGGAAAGAAGGCGATCGTGTGTGGCGGCAGCCGCGGCATCGGTCGTGCGATCGCGCTGGGTTTCGCGGCGGCAGGCGGCGACGTATCGATTTGCGCCCGCGATCCGAAGGCGCTGGCGGAGACCAGGGCGGAGATCGAGAAACTCGGCCGCAAGGCGCACGCCGCGAGCGTCGACCTCGCTCAGGCCGACGCCGTGCGCGCCTATGTGCGCGAGGCGACGGCGGCGCTCGGCGGCGTCGACGTGCTGGTGAACAACGCCTCGGCCTTCGGGTCGAGCGACGACGACAAGTCGTGGAGCGCCAACCTCGCGGTCGACATGCTGGCGATCGTCAACGCCACCCAGGAGGCGTTGTCGGCGCTCAAGGCGAGCAAGGGAAGCGTGATCAACATCTCCTCGATCGCCGCGCTGCATCCGGCGGCGCGTCAGCCGCCCTACGGCGCCATCAAGGCGGCGGTGATTCACTACACCGTCACCCAGGCGGCGATGTACGCCAAGGACCGCATACGCGTGAACTGCATCGCGCCGGGATCGGTCGATTTTCCCGGCGGCCTGTGGGATCGCCGCAAGACCGAGAACCCGACGCTCTATTCCACGACACTGGCCTCGATTCCGTTCGGCCGCATGGGCACGCCCGAGGAGATCGCCAACGTCGCGCTCTTCCTCGCCTCGCCGCTCGCCTCGTGGGTGACCGGGCAGACCGTCACGGTGGCGGGCGGGCAGGGGATGTAG
- a CDS encoding OmpA family protein, whose amino-acid sequence MRKTLIAATVLAVAPLSAHAQNMQYEGFYVGAVGGLNWLLNNSTTTNFSVNGGALGSAAANLSFDTGWAAGGMIGYDFVGPRVELEGMYRENTGTINFGGFGSTGLTARNIAAMGNVLYDFNAGGVIVPYIGAGAGVAFTQVGVGNQSSNSTQFAYQGILGVGWNVDPQFRVNLEGRYFGTTNPNYNFSGFVGGNFVSGGGNYSNSNFSVMASLQLRFGAPAAAPPPPPPQPAAPSFMVFFDWDRSNLSQQALNTIKQAANAYKTKGNARITATGHTDTSGPEAYNMALSLRRANSVKDALVRDGVPATAISVIGRGEAGLLVQTPDGVREPQNRRVEIVIQ is encoded by the coding sequence ATGAGAAAAACCTTGATTGCCGCCACCGTGCTGGCGGTCGCGCCGCTTTCGGCGCATGCCCAAAACATGCAGTACGAGGGCTTTTATGTCGGTGCCGTCGGTGGACTGAACTGGCTGCTCAACAATTCGACCACCACGAACTTCTCGGTGAACGGCGGTGCCCTCGGGTCCGCAGCCGCCAATCTCAGCTTCGACACGGGCTGGGCCGCGGGCGGCATGATCGGCTACGACTTCGTCGGGCCGCGCGTCGAGCTCGAAGGCATGTATCGCGAGAACACCGGCACCATCAATTTCGGCGGCTTCGGCTCGACCGGCCTGACGGCGCGGAACATCGCGGCGATGGGTAACGTCCTGTACGACTTCAACGCCGGCGGCGTGATCGTCCCCTACATCGGTGCCGGTGCCGGTGTGGCGTTCACCCAGGTCGGCGTCGGCAACCAGAGCAGCAACAGCACCCAGTTCGCCTACCAGGGCATCCTCGGTGTGGGCTGGAACGTCGATCCGCAGTTCCGCGTCAACCTCGAGGGCCGCTACTTCGGCACGACCAACCCGAACTACAACTTCTCCGGCTTCGTCGGCGGCAACTTCGTTTCGGGTGGCGGCAACTACTCGAACAGCAACTTCAGCGTGATGGCGAGCCTTCAGCTCCGCTTCGGCGCTCCCGCGGCCGCTCCGCCGCCGCCACCGCCGCAGCCTGCCGCTCCGTCGTTCATGGTGTTCTTCGACTGGGACCGCTCGAACCTCTCGCAGCAGGCCCTGAACACGATCAAGCAGGCGGCCAACGCTTACAAGACCAAGGGCAACGCCCGCATCACGGCGACCGGCCACACCGACACGTCGGGCCCCGAGGCCTACAACATGGCGCTGTCGCTGCGTCGTGCGAATTCGGTCAAGGATGCGCTGGTGCGTGACGGCGTGCCGGCCACGGCCATCTCGGTCATCGGCCGCGGCGAGGCGGGTCTGCTGGTCCAGACTCCCGACGGCGTGCGCGAGCCGCAGAACCGCCGCGTCGAGATCGTAATTCAGTAA
- a CDS encoding TRAP transporter substrate-binding protein, which yields MKRRKLAKAAVGGAVATAAMTTLATPAISQGRVEWRMVTSWPKMFPGGGTAAERFAKQISDATGGRLTMKVFAAGELVPAFEAFDAVQRGTADLMHSTPYYWQNKHKILALYTTVPFGMTNYETVAWLRYGGGQALWDEAYAQFGLKGFHAGSTSVQMGGWFNKEIKSAADFRGLKMRIPGLGGEALRKLGATIVNLPVGEIFGALQSGAIDATEWVGPWQDLAAGFYKVTKNYYWPGMHEPATLNEITVNKAKFDALPKDIQQIFAWGCGDEHSQLTAENDASNASALEVLIKQHGVQLKHFPEDFIKAYGTAWGEVLKELRDSGDALTKKTLESYYKFQREQMAWSRIGLQEYLNARLAGFRPPV from the coding sequence ATCAAGCGCAGGAAATTGGCCAAGGCCGCAGTAGGAGGTGCCGTCGCGACGGCAGCAATGACGACGTTGGCGACGCCGGCGATCTCGCAGGGCCGGGTCGAATGGCGCATGGTGACGAGCTGGCCGAAGATGTTTCCGGGCGGCGGCACCGCGGCGGAACGCTTCGCCAAGCAGATCAGCGACGCGACCGGCGGGCGCCTCACGATGAAGGTGTTCGCCGCCGGCGAGCTGGTGCCGGCTTTCGAGGCCTTCGACGCGGTCCAGCGCGGCACCGCCGACCTGATGCACTCGACGCCGTACTACTGGCAGAACAAGCACAAGATCCTCGCCCTCTACACCACCGTGCCGTTCGGCATGACCAACTACGAGACGGTGGCGTGGCTGCGCTACGGCGGCGGCCAGGCGCTGTGGGACGAGGCCTATGCCCAGTTCGGCCTCAAGGGCTTCCACGCGGGTTCGACCTCGGTGCAGATGGGCGGCTGGTTCAACAAGGAGATCAAGTCGGCGGCCGACTTCAGGGGCCTGAAGATGCGCATTCCCGGGCTGGGCGGCGAGGCGCTGCGCAAGCTCGGCGCCACCATCGTCAACCTGCCGGTGGGTGAGATCTTCGGCGCGCTGCAGTCGGGCGCCATCGACGCCACCGAGTGGGTCGGCCCGTGGCAGGACCTGGCGGCCGGCTTCTACAAGGTCACCAAGAACTACTACTGGCCGGGCATGCACGAGCCGGCGACCCTGAACGAGATCACGGTCAACAAGGCGAAGTTCGACGCCCTGCCCAAGGACATCCAGCAAATCTTCGCCTGGGGCTGCGGCGACGAGCACAGCCAGCTCACCGCCGAGAACGACGCCTCCAACGCCAGCGCGCTCGAGGTACTGATCAAGCAGCACGGCGTGCAGCTCAAGCACTTCCCCGAAGACTTCATCAAGGCCTACGGCACGGCTTGGGGCGAGGTGTTGAAGGAGCTGCGCGATTCGGGCGACGCGCTCACCAAGAAGACGCTGGAATCGTACTACAAGTTCCAGCGCGAGCAGATGGCGTGGAGCCGCATCGGCCTGCAGGAATATCTGAACGCCCGCCTGGCCGGCTTCCGCCCGCCGGTGTAG